In Pseudochaenichthys georgianus chromosome 6, fPseGeo1.2, whole genome shotgun sequence, a single window of DNA contains:
- the adm2b gene encoding uncharacterized protein adm2b produces the protein MVRLHCSAMYRLQPAWLWMLLGLLPLEVQTRALTPQTLDQRQRLSLSRTSKYQKSSGSAIMPTTSDISAAVDNHITEGDRHFIWRALLHKDPPPKWSDPLLDQRDSVPWEAPAWQRGSRGRRHANNGGSRGHGHLMRVGCVLGTCQVQNLSHRLYQLIGQSGREDSSPINPRSPHSYG, from the exons ATGGTGCGTCTCCACTGCTCCGCCATGTATAGGCTGCAGCCGGCGTGGCTGTGGATGCTGCTCGGCCTCCTGCCTCTGGAGGTCCAGACCCGCGCTTTGACTCCGCAGACCCTGGACCAGAGACAGAG GTTGAGTTTATCGAGAACCTCTAAATACCAAAAGTCTTCCGGCTCCGCAATCATGCCGACTACGTCTGATATTTCTGCTGCCGTTGACAACCACATCACCGAGGGAGACAGGCATTTCATCTGGAGGGCCCTGCTGCACAAAGACCCCCCGCCGAAGTGGTCCGACCCGTTGCTTGACCAAAGAGACAGTGTGCCATGGGAAGCGCCGGCCTGGCAGCGAGGGTCACGGGGTCGTCGCCACGCCAACAATGGTGGCTCGAGAGGCCACGGCCATCTGATGAGGGTGGGGTGCGTCCTGGGCACCTGTCAGGTTCAGAACCTCAGCCACCGTCTCTACCAGCTGATTGGACAGAGCGGGAGGGAAGACTCCTCCCCCATTAACCCTCGCAGTCCTCACAGCTACGGCTAA
- the LOC117448001 gene encoding MOB kinase activator 2, which translates to MGGCHSYPSATKVDKKSLQPPDFSSEKLGINNNNLEERPYLQQQYVCQLITHTDMLALTALPPGVDKAEWLASNTVAFFKHINLFSSALSEFCTPTTCPTACGPGNTVYVWTDDHGRKLKCSAPLYFDYAMSYVQELLTDEDVFPTKAGSVFPTGFIFLVQKVFLLFFRTLAHIYWSHYRETLALGLHPQLNTLFTHLTLFCRQHALLEPEDTEPLQDLITALGQQC; encoded by the exons ATGGGGGGTTGTCATAGTTACCCCTCGGCTACGAAGGTAGACAAGAAGAGTCTTCAGCCTCCTGACTTCAGCAGTGAAAAACT GGGAATTAATAACAATAATCTGGAGGAGCGACCGTATCTGCAGCAGCAGTACGTGTGCCAGctgatcacacacacagacatgttGGCCCTCACCGCGCTGCCGCCTGGCGTCGACAAGGCAGAGTGGCTTGCCAGCAATA CGGTGGCTTTTTTCAAGCATATAAACCTGTTCTCTAGTGCACTGTCTGAGTTCTGCACCCCCACCACCTGCCCCACTGCCTGTGGACCAGGCAACAC GGTGTATGTGTGGACCGATGACCACGGCAGGAAGCTGAAGTGCTCCGCCCCGCTTTACTTTGACTATGCCATGTCATACGTTCAGGAGCTACTGACTGATGAAGATGTGTTCCCCACAAAAGCAG GTTCAGTGTTTCCAACAGGCTTCATCTTTCTGGTCCAGAAGGTGTTTTTGCTGTTCTTTAGGACTCTGGCTCACATTTACTGGTCTCACTACAGAGAGACCCTGGCACTGGGCCTGCACCCGCAACTCAACACACTCTTCACACACCTCACACTCTTTTGCCGGCAGCACGCCCTGCTGGAGCCGGAGGACACGGAGCCGCTGCAAGATCTCATCACAGCTCTGGGACAGCAGTGCTGA